One genomic window of Luteitalea pratensis includes the following:
- a CDS encoding ECF-type sigma factor produces MGSLLLTTHYNAAMAEQEPEGPRSRGQEALDAVWPEVYQELRRLAGHYVRGERPDLTLQPTALVHEAYVRLLREANTSWQNRAHFSAIAANAMRQILVEQARAHKALKRGGDHLRVTLVEDAAASPQGDPDVEALDEALEALAALEPRQARLVELRYFGGLTIEEASVELHVAPATAKRDWALARAWLRRRLEAHGDS; encoded by the coding sequence ATGGGCTCCCTGCTGCTGACGACCCACTACAATGCCGCGATGGCCGAGCAGGAGCCCGAGGGACCGCGGTCGCGGGGGCAGGAGGCCCTGGATGCCGTGTGGCCGGAGGTCTACCAGGAACTGCGCCGCCTGGCCGGCCATTACGTTCGTGGCGAGCGGCCGGATCTGACCCTGCAACCCACCGCCCTCGTGCACGAGGCCTACGTGCGGCTGCTGCGCGAGGCCAACACGTCGTGGCAGAACCGCGCGCACTTCAGCGCCATCGCCGCCAATGCGATGCGGCAGATTCTCGTCGAGCAGGCCCGCGCTCACAAGGCGCTGAAGCGTGGCGGCGATCACTTGCGGGTCACGCTCGTTGAGGATGCAGCCGCATCGCCCCAGGGTGATCCTGACGTCGAGGCTCTCGACGAGGCGCTCGAGGCGCTGGCGGCACTGGAGCCTCGCCAGGCCCGCCTCGTGGAACTGCGGTACTTCGGCGGGCTCACGATCGAGGAGGCGTCCGTGGAACTCCATGTCGCGCCGGCGACGGCCAAGCGCGACTGGGCGCTTGCCCGCGCCTGGCTGCGTCGACGACTCGAGGCGCACGGCGACTCGTGA
- a CDS encoding serine/threonine-protein kinase, giving the protein MTAAQWQRVTALFGVARALPDGERAAFVTREGADDPVVCAEVLSLLEADREDAFLERGAPVQPADLLDEAGGHAFEPGASLGPYRIERLLARGGMGVLYVGVDTRLGRRVTLKVLPAATARDPRARARLQREARTAAQLRHPHIVSVHALEELGDTLVIVAEYVEGPTLAEVLRDHGPLDRARWHALARALASALAAAHAAQVIHRDVKSSNIVLGADGLRLVDFGIALAQANGGDTRLTRAGQSAGTPLAQAPEQLEGGPATMLSDQFAFGLVLYEAASGRLPYGDGPLAGVWARMLRDEPRPLAAVAPQLSVDDVVLVHRCLARRPEDRFASMRDVIDALDASPFHDRDRTSGKDRPSGRDRSSGEDRSSGEDRSSGEDRSSGEGRASGRDRSSGRDRSPSGPSPDHAPDPRTHDGSAPRGDGRLGQPSLPTVTVTSKWWDVHQAVTAALYIGLLWPGWLVVTTLPDRWRALAHLALVCLAAIATSLRLHLWFSARHYPDPIAATRRSWWPVATGIDVLYAGLLGGTALAAADVRLVAAVVTAGLAVCLLMASLVIEPATRRATTLTDLNK; this is encoded by the coding sequence GTGACCGCGGCGCAATGGCAACGCGTCACCGCGCTGTTCGGCGTAGCCCGCGCGCTGCCAGACGGTGAGAGGGCAGCATTCGTGACGCGTGAGGGCGCCGACGATCCCGTCGTGTGCGCGGAGGTCCTGTCCCTGCTCGAAGCCGACCGCGAGGACGCCTTTCTCGAACGTGGCGCACCGGTCCAGCCGGCCGACCTGCTGGACGAAGCGGGCGGGCACGCGTTCGAGCCCGGCGCGTCGCTTGGTCCCTATCGCATCGAGCGCCTCCTGGCACGCGGCGGCATGGGCGTCCTCTATGTCGGCGTCGACACGCGCCTCGGTCGCCGTGTCACGCTGAAGGTCCTGCCGGCGGCAACGGCGCGCGATCCGCGAGCCCGCGCCCGTCTCCAGCGCGAGGCACGTACCGCGGCGCAGTTGCGTCACCCTCACATCGTTTCGGTCCACGCGCTCGAGGAACTCGGCGACACGCTGGTGATCGTCGCCGAGTACGTCGAAGGGCCGACGCTGGCCGAAGTGCTCCGCGATCACGGGCCGCTGGATCGTGCGCGCTGGCACGCGCTCGCCCGAGCCCTGGCGTCGGCGTTGGCCGCCGCGCACGCCGCGCAGGTGATTCATCGCGACGTCAAGAGCAGCAACATCGTGCTCGGCGCCGACGGACTGCGTCTCGTCGACTTCGGGATTGCGCTGGCGCAGGCCAACGGCGGCGACACACGGCTCACGCGTGCGGGACAGTCCGCCGGTACGCCGCTCGCGCAGGCACCCGAGCAGCTCGAAGGCGGACCAGCGACGATGTTGTCCGATCAATTCGCGTTCGGGCTGGTCCTGTACGAAGCCGCGAGTGGCCGGTTGCCGTACGGCGATGGCCCGCTCGCGGGCGTGTGGGCCCGCATGCTGCGCGATGAACCGCGGCCCCTGGCGGCCGTTGCGCCGCAGCTGTCGGTAGACGATGTCGTGCTCGTGCATCGTTGCCTCGCGCGGCGGCCCGAGGATCGATTCGCGTCGATGCGCGATGTGATCGACGCGTTGGATGCCTCACCGTTCCACGATAGGGACCGCACTTCTGGTAAGGACCGCCCTTCTGGGAGGGACCGCTCTTCTGGTGAGGACCGCTCTTCTGGTGAGGACCGCTCTTCTGGTGAGGACCGCTCTTCTGGTGAGGGCCGCGCTTCTGGTAGGGACCGCTCTTCTGGTAGGGACCGCTCTCCGAGCGGTCCATCACCGGATCACGCGCCTGACCCTCGGACGCACGACGGCAGCGCACCTCGCGGAGATGGACGGCTGGGACAGCCGTCCCTACCAACGGTGACGGTGACATCGAAATGGTGGGACGTGCACCAGGCGGTCACGGCGGCGCTCTATATCGGCTTGTTGTGGCCCGGATGGCTCGTCGTCACCACCCTGCCCGATCGCTGGCGAGCGCTCGCACACCTCGCGCTGGTCTGCCTCGCGGCCATCGCGACGTCCCTGCGGCTTCACCTGTGGTTCAGCGCGCGACATTACCCCGACCCGATCGCGGCGACGCGTCGAAGTTGGTGGCCCGTGGCTACTGGCATCGACGTGCTCTACGCGGGACTGCTCGGCGGCACGGCACTCGCTGCGGCCGACGTTCGCCTTGTTGCCGCCGTCGTCACCGCCGGACTGGCGGTGTGCCTGCTCATGGCCTCACTCGTCATCGAACCCGCCACACGTCGCGCCACCACGCTCACCGACTTGAACAAGTGA
- a CDS encoding ABC transporter ATP-binding protein — protein sequence MSDENAKKKKVDYGNAWEEAKGLIWRSRARLALGLSLMLVNRLVGLVLPASTKFLVDDVIGKGRSELLWPLAGAVALATLIEAATSFTLSQVLGVAAQGAITEMRRSVQAHVARLPVRYFDTVQTGVLISRVMSDAEGIRNLVGTGLVQLTGGTLTAIIALGVLFYLNWQLTLVMIVVLGSFGGIMAVAFKRLRPLFRERGKINAEVTGRLSQSLSGIRVVKAYTAEKREEIVFSKGVHRLLRNVAQSMTGVSATTAMGTVIIGVTGVIMITMGGRAIVAGTMTLGDLFMYIFFTGLVAAPMISIASIGTQITEALAGLDRIREIKKMATEDAEDLDRRALTDVAGRVTFEDVWFEYNEGVPVIKGVTFDAPADSTTALVGSSGSGKSTLISLVMAFNRPTRGRVLIDGQDLQEIQLSSYRGQLGIVLQENFLFDGTIADNIRYANPHASMDEVIAAAKIAYCDEFVDGFAEGYKTVVGERGVRLSGGQRQRVAIARAILADPRILILDEATSSLDSESEAKIQEALRSLRRGRTTFVIAHRLSTIRSSNQILVIEEGRVAERGTHAELMALDGRYRQLHDRQYAVELDRFINPGEDFTPEPASAAVPAGPR from the coding sequence GTGAGCGACGAGAACGCGAAGAAAAAGAAGGTCGATTACGGCAACGCGTGGGAAGAGGCCAAGGGCCTGATCTGGAGGAGTCGCGCGCGGCTGGCGCTCGGACTCAGCCTCATGCTGGTCAACCGCCTCGTCGGTCTCGTGCTGCCGGCATCCACGAAGTTCCTTGTGGACGACGTGATTGGCAAGGGGCGGTCGGAGTTGCTGTGGCCACTGGCAGGCGCCGTGGCACTCGCGACCCTCATCGAGGCGGCCACCTCGTTCACGCTGTCACAGGTTCTCGGCGTCGCCGCCCAGGGGGCGATCACCGAGATGCGCCGTTCGGTGCAGGCCCACGTCGCACGGCTGCCGGTGCGGTACTTCGACACCGTGCAGACCGGCGTGCTCATCTCGCGGGTGATGTCGGATGCCGAGGGCATTCGCAATCTCGTCGGCACCGGCCTGGTGCAACTCACTGGCGGCACGCTCACCGCGATCATTGCGCTCGGTGTGCTCTTCTACCTGAACTGGCAGCTCACGCTGGTCATGATCGTGGTGCTCGGCTCGTTCGGCGGCATCATGGCCGTCGCCTTCAAGCGCCTCCGGCCGCTGTTCCGCGAGCGCGGCAAGATCAACGCCGAGGTCACTGGCCGCCTGTCGCAGTCCCTGAGTGGCATCCGCGTCGTGAAGGCCTACACCGCCGAGAAACGCGAGGAGATCGTCTTCAGCAAGGGCGTCCATCGCCTGCTGCGCAACGTCGCCCAGTCGATGACCGGCGTGTCGGCCACTACGGCCATGGGCACGGTGATCATCGGCGTCACCGGCGTGATCATGATCACCATGGGCGGGCGCGCGATCGTCGCCGGCACGATGACGCTCGGCGACTTGTTCATGTACATCTTCTTCACCGGACTCGTGGCGGCGCCGATGATCTCGATCGCCTCCATCGGCACGCAGATCACCGAAGCCCTCGCCGGTCTGGATCGCATCCGCGAGATCAAGAAGATGGCCACCGAGGATGCCGAGGACCTCGACCGGCGCGCGCTGACCGACGTCGCGGGGCGCGTCACGTTCGAGGACGTGTGGTTCGAGTACAACGAGGGCGTACCGGTCATCAAGGGCGTCACCTTCGACGCACCCGCGGACTCGACGACGGCGCTGGTCGGGTCGAGTGGCTCGGGCAAGAGCACGTTGATCAGCCTGGTGATGGCCTTCAACCGTCCGACCCGCGGTCGCGTGCTGATCGACGGGCAGGACCTCCAGGAGATCCAACTTTCGAGTTATCGCGGGCAGCTCGGCATCGTGCTGCAGGAGAACTTCCTGTTTGACGGCACCATCGCCGACAACATCCGCTATGCCAACCCGCATGCGTCGATGGACGAGGTCATCGCCGCCGCGAAGATTGCCTACTGTGATGAGTTCGTGGATGGCTTCGCCGAGGGCTACAAGACCGTCGTGGGCGAGCGCGGCGTCCGCCTCTCGGGCGGCCAGCGCCAGCGGGTCGCGATCGCGCGCGCGATCCTTGCCGATCCGCGCATCCTGATCCTGGATGAGGCGACCTCGAGTCTCGACAGCGAGAGCGAAGCGAAGATCCAGGAAGCCCTGCGATCGCTGCGCCGCGGCCGCACGACGTTCGTCATTGCCCATCGTCTCTCCACGATTCGCAGCTCCAACCAGATCCTGGTGATCGAGGAGGGCCGCGTGGCCGAGCGCGGCACGCATGCCGAGTTGATGGCGCTCGACGGCCGCTACCGCCAGCTGCACGACCGGCAGTACGCCGTCGAGCTCGACCGCTTCATCAACCCGGGCGAGGACTTCACGCCTGAACCTGCGTCGGCCGCGGTGCCGGCCGGCCCGCGTTGA
- a CDS encoding BPSS1780 family membrane protein gives MVARAPRVVAAGQGLQWANEGVEIFAASPAVWIGITILFMMMGVVLSIIPFAGMLWSVVVPIHAGGLMLGCRALRQGQPLEVRYLFNGFEAPRLQPLALVGALYLAASVLVMLIVMVPITLLALSGTLLSAFAVGNSGASATSLVGVGLVGVVIALVVMAAVMLLSLMVWFAPALVVFDDVPALEALKASLHAGWTNVGAFTVYGLVLLGVGLVVISPLIAAILLTVARGEQAGPVAFVAIGGTALFACLCFLPMIPAAWGAMYASYEDIFGTNT, from the coding sequence GTGGTTGCGCGCGCGCCCCGGGTGGTAGCGGCCGGGCAGGGGTTGCAGTGGGCGAACGAAGGAGTGGAGATCTTCGCCGCCTCCCCGGCAGTGTGGATCGGCATCACCATCCTGTTCATGATGATGGGTGTGGTGCTCTCGATCATTCCGTTCGCGGGCATGCTCTGGAGCGTCGTCGTGCCGATTCACGCCGGCGGGCTGATGCTCGGGTGCCGCGCACTTCGCCAGGGGCAGCCACTGGAAGTCCGCTACCTGTTCAACGGCTTCGAGGCGCCGCGCCTGCAACCGCTCGCACTGGTCGGTGCGCTGTACCTGGCGGCCAGCGTGCTTGTGATGCTCATCGTGATGGTCCCCATCACCCTGCTCGCGCTGAGCGGGACGCTGCTGTCGGCGTTTGCCGTCGGTAACTCCGGCGCGAGCGCCACGTCCCTGGTCGGCGTGGGGCTCGTCGGCGTCGTGATTGCGCTGGTGGTCATGGCCGCCGTCATGCTCTTGTCACTAATGGTGTGGTTCGCTCCTGCGCTGGTCGTGTTCGACGACGTCCCGGCGCTGGAGGCCCTCAAGGCAAGCCTGCACGCCGGATGGACGAACGTCGGCGCGTTCACGGTGTACGGACTCGTGCTGTTGGGGGTCGGATTGGTCGTCATATCGCCCCTCATCGCCGCGATCCTCCTGACCGTCGCTCGCGGCGAGCAGGCAGGCCCGGTCGCCTTCGTCGCCATTGGCGGGACGGCCCTCTTCGCGTGCCTCTGCTTTCTGCCGATGATACCGGCGGCATGGGGCGCGATGTACGCCAGCTACGAGGACATCTTCGGCACAAACACCTGA
- a CDS encoding peptidylprolyl isomerase, with translation MKLSRPAGLVACLLTASMAVASQAEAQAPRRSPPATAAPVPQFYTTKRAPDALQNKQVVLETTLGAIVIQLDAAAAPNHVGYLLDQAEAGAYDGTVFHRAVPLGIIQGGDPLSKDPTKTALYGTGGLNRLKREPNDRKHLRGAVAAVLQPNKPDSAGAQFFICLTDQPGLDGQFTVFGEVVEGLEVAEQVSQSPLDAGGRLTSRVTITRATVRDTPAASAAPFAETAVEELAQYRATIATTMGNIVIGFAPDVAPGHVRNFLRLAQLGVYDGTAFHRVVPKFAVQAGDLSSRPAPLTQVQRKAVGTVTGEFNALKHEAGIVSMARGDDPDSASTSFFICTAASPSLDGKYTAFGRVLEGMDVVTAIERAPLDGEAPRTRIGITAVTLTKGAR, from the coding sequence TTGAAGCTTTCGCGACCGGCGGGTCTCGTGGCCTGCCTGCTGACGGCGTCGATGGCCGTCGCGTCGCAGGCCGAGGCGCAGGCGCCTCGCCGCTCACCACCGGCAACGGCGGCCCCCGTTCCGCAGTTCTACACGACCAAACGCGCTCCTGACGCGCTCCAGAACAAGCAGGTCGTGCTCGAAACCACGCTCGGCGCGATCGTCATCCAGCTGGACGCCGCCGCCGCCCCGAACCACGTCGGCTACCTGCTGGATCAGGCCGAGGCCGGCGCCTACGACGGCACCGTGTTCCATCGTGCGGTGCCACTCGGGATCATCCAGGGTGGCGATCCGCTCTCGAAGGATCCCACCAAGACCGCGCTGTACGGCACCGGCGGCCTCAATCGGCTGAAGCGCGAGCCCAACGACCGCAAGCACCTGCGCGGAGCCGTGGCTGCTGTCCTGCAGCCCAACAAGCCGGACAGCGCCGGGGCGCAGTTCTTCATCTGCCTCACCGACCAACCCGGACTCGACGGGCAGTTCACGGTTTTCGGCGAGGTGGTCGAGGGCCTGGAAGTCGCCGAGCAGGTCTCCCAGTCGCCGCTCGACGCCGGCGGACGCCTCACGTCACGCGTGACGATCACCCGTGCGACCGTGCGCGACACGCCCGCGGCGTCGGCGGCGCCGTTTGCCGAGACCGCGGTCGAAGAACTGGCGCAGTACCGGGCCACGATCGCCACCACGATGGGCAACATCGTGATCGGCTTCGCGCCTGATGTGGCGCCGGGGCACGTGCGCAACTTCCTGCGCCTCGCGCAACTCGGGGTGTACGACGGCACGGCGTTCCATCGTGTCGTACCGAAGTTCGCGGTGCAGGCCGGCGATCTCTCGTCGCGCCCGGCGCCGCTCACCCAGGTCCAGCGCAAGGCGGTCGGCACCGTCACGGGCGAGTTCAACGCGCTCAAGCACGAGGCCGGCATCGTGAGCATGGCCCGCGGCGACGACCCGGACAGCGCCAGTACGTCGTTCTTCATCTGCACGGCGGCGTCTCCGTCGCTCGACGGCAAGTACACGGCGTTCGGCCGCGTGCTCGAGGGCATGGACGTGGTCACGGCGATCGAGCGGGCGCCGCTCGACGGGGAAGCGCCCCGCACACGAATCGGGATCACGGCGGTGACATTGACGAAGGGTGCGCGGTGA
- a CDS encoding S9 family peptidase, whose amino-acid sequence MRVHRPWMAGVIALAVVAPIAAQTPSPTTPAAPATAQPAAAPRRIVVPDVDRIVSVRDPQRSPDGAWVTYGVSTVDVATDKSDNDIWMAKWDGSERLRLTSTGESESAAKWSPDGKWISFVRQDEKKKAQVWTLSRLGGEAQKLTDVVGGVSDYAWSPDSAQLVVTSRDVDPAAAEDKPDRAPKPIEIETFKFKRDGVGYVDGKLRTHLYLFDIARRATTALTSGAFDDTAPTWSPDGTQIAFLSARSAMREKSAVREVYVVEARAGATPRQLSAKVARHGEPLAWSPDGQKLLYMEGGDPRLDAYEQFHVAVVPAAGGAATLLTPTLDRPVSDAVWSKDGARVTFVVADDREVYVASVPAAGGPITRVTKGQQVVRALAESPADSNFAVTMSTPTQPEEVYALDHGALRKLTGHNDWMAKELTLGTVKPVEFTNKDGVRIGGLLTLPPGVTGASKLPFVLHIHGGPNGQDTFGFMFDREWIAANGYAVLQVNYRGSHGRGQDFQSAIFGDWGNKEVMDLLAGVDWAIKEGIADPARLGIGGWSYGGILTNYTIASDPRFKGAVSGAGSSLQLTMYGTDQYIVQYENEMGQPWKTMDRWMKVSYPFFKVEQIKTPTMFMAGEKDFNVPAIGSEQMYQALKSVGTPTRLVIYPGQFHGITRPSYRRHRLEQWVQWFDTYVKGAPATTPKQPTPTTSEAR is encoded by the coding sequence ATGCGCGTACACCGTCCCTGGATGGCTGGTGTGATCGCCCTTGCGGTCGTGGCGCCGATCGCCGCTCAGACCCCTTCGCCGACGACGCCCGCAGCGCCGGCGACGGCCCAGCCGGCCGCCGCGCCGCGCAGGATCGTGGTACCGGACGTCGATCGCATCGTGTCCGTGCGCGATCCGCAACGCTCCCCTGACGGCGCCTGGGTGACCTACGGTGTCAGCACCGTCGACGTCGCCACGGACAAGAGCGACAACGACATCTGGATGGCGAAATGGGATGGAAGCGAGCGGCTGCGCCTGACGTCGACGGGCGAGTCCGAGTCGGCGGCGAAATGGAGTCCGGACGGCAAGTGGATTTCCTTCGTTCGCCAGGACGAGAAGAAGAAGGCCCAGGTCTGGACGTTGAGCCGGCTCGGTGGCGAGGCGCAGAAGCTCACGGACGTGGTCGGTGGCGTCTCCGACTACGCGTGGTCGCCTGACAGCGCCCAGCTGGTCGTGACATCACGCGACGTCGATCCCGCCGCGGCCGAAGACAAGCCCGATCGCGCGCCGAAGCCGATCGAGATCGAGACGTTCAAGTTCAAGCGCGATGGCGTCGGCTACGTCGACGGCAAGCTGCGGACGCACCTGTATCTCTTCGACATCGCACGTCGTGCCACGACTGCCCTGACGTCGGGTGCGTTCGACGACACCGCGCCGACCTGGTCGCCCGACGGCACGCAAATCGCCTTCCTGAGCGCGCGATCGGCGATGCGCGAGAAGTCGGCCGTCCGCGAGGTGTACGTGGTCGAGGCGCGCGCTGGGGCGACGCCGCGTCAGCTCAGCGCGAAAGTCGCGCGCCACGGCGAGCCACTCGCATGGAGCCCCGACGGCCAGAAGCTGCTGTACATGGAAGGCGGCGATCCGCGATTAGACGCCTACGAACAGTTCCACGTGGCGGTGGTACCGGCCGCCGGCGGCGCCGCGACGCTCCTGACGCCGACACTCGATCGTCCCGTCAGCGACGCCGTGTGGTCGAAGGACGGTGCTCGCGTGACGTTCGTCGTCGCCGACGATCGCGAGGTGTACGTCGCATCCGTGCCAGCGGCGGGCGGCCCGATCACGCGTGTCACGAAGGGCCAGCAGGTGGTGCGCGCCCTTGCCGAGAGCCCCGCCGACAGCAACTTCGCGGTCACGATGAGTACGCCGACGCAGCCCGAGGAGGTCTATGCGCTCGACCACGGCGCCCTTCGCAAGCTGACCGGTCATAACGACTGGATGGCGAAGGAATTGACGCTCGGGACCGTGAAGCCGGTCGAGTTCACCAACAAGGACGGTGTGCGCATCGGTGGCCTGCTGACGTTGCCGCCCGGCGTCACGGGCGCGTCGAAGCTGCCCTTCGTCCTTCACATCCATGGCGGCCCCAACGGGCAGGACACGTTCGGGTTCATGTTCGACCGTGAATGGATCGCGGCCAATGGCTACGCGGTGCTGCAGGTCAACTATCGCGGCAGCCACGGCCGCGGCCAGGATTTCCAGTCAGCCATCTTCGGCGACTGGGGCAACAAGGAAGTGATGGACCTGCTGGCCGGCGTGGACTGGGCGATCAAGGAAGGCATCGCCGACCCCGCGCGGCTCGGCATCGGCGGCTGGAGCTACGGCGGCATCCTGACCAATTACACGATCGCGAGCGATCCGCGCTTCAAGGGCGCGGTGAGCGGCGCCGGCAGTTCGCTCCAGCTCACCATGTACGGGACCGATCAGTACATCGTCCAGTACGAGAACGAGATGGGCCAGCCGTGGAAGACCATGGACCGCTGGATGAAGGTGTCCTACCCGTTCTTCAAGGTCGAACAGATCAAGACACCGACGATGTTCATGGCTGGCGAGAAGGACTTCAACGTCCCGGCGATTGGCAGCGAGCAGATGTACCAGGCGCTGAAGTCGGTGGGCACGCCCACCCGCCTCGTGATCTATCCGGGTCAGTTCCACGGCATCACCCGGCCCAGCTACCGGCGCCATCGCCTCGAGCAGTGGGTGCAGTGGTTCGACACGTATGTGAAGGGCGCACCAGCCACGACGCCAAAACAGCCGACACCGACCACCAGCGAGGCGCGTTAG
- the dinB gene encoding DNA polymerase IV — protein sequence MFSRPADVRRILHIDMDAFYASVEQRDRPELRGRPVAVGGRPESRAVVCAASYEARAFGVRSAIPMSRAVRLCPDLVIVPTDFGKYRAVSQAVFDIFRSVTPLVEPLSLDEAYLDVTENSWGESLGVEVARRIKRAIHDQTGLTGSAGVAPNKFLAKIASGWRKPDGLTVIAPERVEAFLQHLPIDALWGVGPVTARRLRTHGIERLVDVRAAAAATLHAAVGSQASWLTALAWGRDDRRVVPDRVVKSHGAERTYAEDIRELALMRSQLDGLSRICGEWLSRKGLRAGTVTLKVRYDDFSTVTRSLSAPGGVHDTPTITAHAQQLLDRTDAAVRPVRLLGVSVHNLVDPSAAFVAGDGLLPFDEGEPTE from the coding sequence ATGTTCTCCCGCCCAGCCGACGTGCGCCGGATTCTGCACATCGACATGGACGCGTTCTACGCGTCGGTGGAACAGCGGGATCGTCCCGAGTTGCGCGGCAGGCCGGTCGCCGTCGGCGGACGGCCCGAGAGTCGTGCGGTCGTCTGCGCGGCGTCCTACGAGGCACGGGCGTTCGGTGTGCGGTCGGCCATCCCGATGTCGCGCGCGGTTCGGCTCTGCCCAGACCTGGTCATCGTGCCTACCGACTTCGGCAAGTACCGCGCGGTGTCGCAGGCGGTCTTCGACATCTTCCGGTCGGTGACACCGCTGGTCGAACCGCTGTCGCTCGACGAGGCCTACCTCGATGTGACCGAGAACAGCTGGGGCGAGTCACTTGGCGTCGAGGTGGCGCGGCGGATCAAGCGCGCGATTCACGATCAGACGGGCCTCACGGGATCGGCTGGCGTGGCACCCAACAAGTTCCTCGCCAAGATTGCCTCGGGCTGGCGCAAGCCCGACGGCCTGACCGTGATCGCCCCCGAACGGGTCGAGGCGTTCCTGCAGCACCTCCCGATCGACGCGCTGTGGGGCGTAGGGCCGGTGACGGCCCGGCGCCTTCGCACGCACGGCATCGAGCGCCTCGTCGATGTGCGCGCGGCCGCCGCCGCGACGCTGCACGCGGCCGTCGGCTCGCAGGCGTCATGGCTCACGGCGCTCGCCTGGGGACGTGACGATCGCCGCGTGGTACCCGATCGCGTCGTCAAATCGCACGGCGCCGAGCGTACCTACGCCGAGGACATTCGCGAGCTCGCGCTCATGCGGAGCCAGCTGGATGGCCTCTCGCGCATCTGCGGCGAGTGGCTGTCCCGGAAGGGGCTGCGGGCCGGGACCGTGACGCTGAAGGTGCGGTACGACGATTTCTCCACCGTGACCCGGAGCCTCAGTGCCCCCGGTGGTGTGCACGACACGCCGACAATCACGGCACACGCGCAGCAACTGCTGGACAGGACTGACGCGGCAGTGCGACCGGTGCGCCTGCTCGGCGTGAGTGTCCACAACCTCGTCGATCCATCGGCCGCTTTCGTCGCCGGCGACGGCCTGTTGCCATTCGACGAGGGCGAGCCAACCGAGTGA
- the rsgA gene encoding ribosome small subunit-dependent GTPase A, whose translation MTGDVTLETLGWDARWIEVWKAHRPEGEDSLPARVVLESQHIYRVHTGEVEVLARVTGRVRHKLESREAFPAVGDWIALRPAAPAEEMGRIVEVLPRRGRFVRRAAGTTTEAQVVAANVDVVFLVSGLDHDFNVRRIERYLLAALEGGASPVVVLNKADLPRDVDQVRAELGPVAGQFPVELVSAHSGQGLDALRGHIGPGRTAAFLGSSGVGKSTLINRLIGRDVQRTAEVRESDSKGRHTTTHRELVILPGGGLLIDTPGMRELQLWDVSTGLDDAFEDITALSIDCRFRDCTHDTEPECAVKAAVAEGRVAAERHANYLRLRKEVTSKPVEEADLKAAAERRREGRVASKALKKLYADRNK comes from the coding sequence ATGACAGGCGATGTGACGCTCGAGACCCTGGGATGGGATGCCCGCTGGATCGAGGTGTGGAAGGCGCATCGCCCTGAGGGCGAGGACAGCCTGCCGGCGCGTGTCGTCCTCGAAAGTCAGCACATCTATCGCGTGCACACGGGCGAGGTCGAGGTCCTGGCGCGCGTCACCGGACGCGTACGGCACAAGCTGGAATCGCGCGAGGCATTTCCGGCCGTGGGTGACTGGATCGCGCTGAGACCGGCCGCACCGGCCGAGGAGATGGGCCGGATCGTCGAGGTCCTCCCGCGTCGCGGTCGTTTCGTGCGCAGGGCCGCCGGGACCACGACCGAGGCTCAGGTCGTCGCCGCCAACGTGGACGTGGTGTTCCTCGTCAGCGGGCTCGATCACGACTTCAACGTGCGCCGCATTGAACGCTACCTGCTCGCCGCACTCGAGGGAGGTGCCTCACCGGTCGTCGTGCTCAACAAGGCCGACCTGCCTCGCGACGTCGACCAGGTCCGCGCCGAACTCGGTCCCGTGGCCGGCCAGTTCCCGGTCGAACTGGTCAGCGCCCATTCGGGGCAGGGACTCGACGCCTTGCGCGGCCACATCGGTCCGGGGCGGACAGCGGCGTTTCTCGGATCATCGGGCGTCGGCAAGTCGACCCTGATCAATCGCCTGATTGGCCGCGACGTGCAACGGACCGCAGAGGTCCGCGAGAGCGACAGCAAAGGCCGGCACACCACGACGCACCGCGAGCTCGTGATCCTGCCTGGCGGTGGCCTGCTGATCGACACGCCAGGCATGCGCGAATTGCAGCTCTGGGATGTCTCGACGGGGCTCGACGATGCCTTCGAGGACATCACGGCGCTCAGCATCGACTGCCGCTTCCGTGACTGCACGCACGACACCGAACCCGAGTGCGCGGTGAAGGCGGCGGTCGCGGAAGGTCGCGTCGCGGCCGAACGGCACGCCAACTACTTGCGCCTTCGCAAGGAAGTGACCAGCAAGCCGGTCGAGGAAGCCGACCTGAAGGCGGCAGCGGAACGCCGCCGCGAGGGACGGGTCGCGTCGAAGGCGCTAAAAAAGCTGTACGCAGATAGGAACAAATAG